The proteins below come from a single Pseudomonas chlororaphis genomic window:
- a CDS encoding ABC transporter ATP-binding protein produces MNQNAEYSAVNDAVRGQFFRRVWQMTTPYWRSEEKGKAWTLLIAVIALSLFSVAISVWINSWYKDFYNALQEKNSAAFWQLILYFCGIAAVAILGAVYRLYLTQMLTIRWRAWLTEQHFARWLSHKNYYRLEQGGYTDNPDQRISEDLNSFTTNTLGLGLGLLRTVVSLVSFSIILWGVSGSIEVFGYTIPGYMFWAALIYAAVGSWLTHLIGRRLIGLNNNQQRFEADLRFSMVRVRENAESIALYNGEPNENRRLSGRFGLVWHNFWDIMRVSKRLTFFTSGYGQIAIIFPFIVAAPRYFAGKIQLGELMQINSAFGSVQENFSWFISAYADLAAWRATCDRLLSFRQAMSDNEERVPAIDVQSQGNVLKVHNLGLDLADGRHLLSNADMTVAPGERVMLSGRSGSGKSTLFRAMGHLWPAGHGNILLPSARYLFLPQKPYLPIGSLREVLSYPQAGDVYPDERYAQVLETCRLPHLIARLDESDHWQRMLSPGEQQRLAFARALLYAPQWLYMDEATSAMDEEDEATLYQALIDQLPGLSIVSVGHRSSLKRFHPRHVRIENGQLMEHVVTA; encoded by the coding sequence ATGAATCAGAACGCTGAATATTCCGCGGTCAATGACGCGGTGCGCGGGCAGTTTTTCCGCCGTGTCTGGCAAATGACCACGCCGTACTGGCGCAGTGAGGAGAAGGGCAAGGCCTGGACGTTATTGATTGCCGTCATCGCGCTGTCGCTGTTCAGCGTGGCGATTTCGGTGTGGATCAACAGTTGGTACAAGGATTTCTACAACGCCCTGCAAGAGAAGAACAGTGCGGCGTTCTGGCAATTGATCCTGTACTTCTGCGGCATCGCGGCGGTGGCGATCCTCGGGGCGGTGTACCGCTTGTACCTCACGCAGATGCTCACCATCCGCTGGCGGGCCTGGCTCACCGAGCAGCATTTCGCCCGCTGGCTCAGCCACAAGAATTACTACCGCCTGGAGCAGGGCGGCTATACCGACAACCCCGACCAGCGGATTTCCGAAGACCTCAACAGCTTCACCACCAATACCCTGGGCCTGGGGTTGGGGCTGCTGCGTACCGTGGTCAGCCTGGTGTCGTTCTCGATCATCCTGTGGGGCGTGTCGGGCAGCATCGAAGTGTTCGGCTACACCATCCCCGGCTATATGTTCTGGGCCGCGCTGATCTATGCCGCGGTGGGCAGTTGGCTGACGCACCTGATCGGTCGCCGGCTGATCGGCCTGAACAACAACCAGCAACGCTTCGAAGCCGACCTGCGTTTTTCCATGGTGCGGGTGCGCGAGAACGCCGAGAGCATTGCGTTGTACAACGGCGAGCCGAATGAGAATCGTCGTTTGAGCGGACGTTTCGGGCTGGTCTGGCACAACTTCTGGGACATCATGCGGGTGTCCAAGCGCTTGACCTTCTTCACCTCCGGCTACGGCCAGATCGCGATCATCTTCCCGTTCATCGTCGCGGCACCGCGTTATTTCGCCGGCAAGATCCAGCTGGGCGAGCTCATGCAGATCAACTCGGCCTTCGGCAGCGTGCAGGAGAATTTCAGCTGGTTCATCAGTGCCTACGCCGACCTCGCCGCGTGGCGCGCCACCTGCGATCGTCTGCTGAGTTTCCGCCAGGCCATGAGCGACAACGAGGAACGCGTACCGGCTATCGATGTGCAGAGCCAGGGCAACGTGCTGAAAGTGCACAACCTGGGACTGGACCTGGCTGACGGTCGGCATCTGCTCAGCAACGCCGACATGACGGTGGCGCCGGGTGAGCGGGTGATGCTCAGCGGTCGTTCAGGCAGTGGCAAATCCACCTTGTTCCGCGCGATGGGCCATCTGTGGCCGGCCGGGCATGGCAACATTCTGCTGCCTTCGGCGCGCTACCTGTTCCTGCCGCAAAAGCCTTACCTGCCCATTGGCAGCCTGCGTGAGGTCTTGAGTTATCCACAGGCCGGCGACGTCTACCCCGACGAACGTTATGCACAGGTGCTGGAAACCTGCCGTTTGCCGCACCTGATCGCGCGCCTGGACGAAAGCGATCACTGGCAACGCATGCTGTCCCCGGGCGAGCAGCAACGCCTGGCCTTCGCCCGTGCATTGCTGTACGCACCGCAATGGCTGTACATGGACGAAGCGACGTCGGCGATGGATGAAGAGGACGAGGCAACGCTGTACCAGGCGTTGATCGACCAGTTACCAGGGCTGAGCATCGTCAGCGTCGGGCATCGAAGCAGTTTGAAACGTTTCCATCCGCGACATGTGCGTATTGAAAATGGCCAACTGATGGAGCATGTCGTGACAGCATAA
- a CDS encoding chemotaxis protein CheY codes for MSDEIQVDGEELPHLLLVDDDATFTRVMARAMSRRGFRVSTAGSAEEGLALAQADLPDYAALDLKMDGDSGLVLLPKLLELDPEMRVVILTGYSSIATAVEAIKRGACNYLCKPADADDVLAALLSEHADLDTLVPENPMSVDRLQWEHIQRVLTEHEGNISATARALGMHRRTLQRKLQKRPVRR; via the coding sequence ATGAGTGACGAGATCCAAGTCGACGGCGAAGAGCTGCCGCACCTGTTGCTGGTCGATGACGACGCCACCTTCACCCGCGTCATGGCACGGGCCATGTCCCGCCGCGGCTTTCGCGTGAGCACGGCCGGTTCCGCCGAAGAAGGCCTGGCCCTCGCCCAGGCCGACTTGCCGGACTACGCCGCCCTCGACCTGAAGATGGACGGCGATTCGGGCCTGGTGCTGCTACCCAAGTTGCTGGAGCTGGACCCGGAGATGCGCGTGGTGATCCTCACCGGCTATTCGAGCATCGCCACCGCGGTCGAGGCCATCAAGCGCGGCGCCTGCAATTACCTGTGCAAGCCGGCGGACGCTGACGATGTGTTGGCGGCGCTGCTGTCCGAACATGCCGACCTCGACACCCTGGTACCGGAAAACCCCATGTCGGTCGATCGCCTGCAATGGGAGCACATCCAGCGGGTGCTGACCGAGCACGAAGGCAATATTTCCGCCACCGCCCGCGCCCTGGGCATGCACCGGCGGACCTTGCAGCGCAAATTGCAGAAGCGCCCCGTGCGTCGCTGA
- a CDS encoding GntR family transcriptional regulator, whose product MSPMENPIDIPRLPRKRRSLAQELVTVLTEQIRDGLLKRGDKLPTESAIMEAHGVSRTVVREAISRLQAAGQVETRHGIGTFVLDTPSPSGFRIDPATVVTLRDVLAVLELRISLEVESAGLAAQRRSAEQLATMRAALDALKESAAHASDAVASDFAFHLEIALSTGNRYFTDIMTHLGTSIIPRTRLNSARLAHDDQQHYMDRLSREHEEIYEAIARQDSDAARAAMRLHLTNSRERLRQAHEEAQAQG is encoded by the coding sequence ATGAGCCCCATGGAAAACCCGATCGACATACCCCGCCTTCCCCGCAAGCGCCGCAGCCTGGCGCAGGAGCTGGTGACGGTGCTGACCGAGCAGATTCGCGACGGTCTGCTCAAGCGTGGCGATAAATTGCCCACCGAGTCGGCGATCATGGAAGCCCATGGTGTCAGCCGCACCGTGGTGCGCGAGGCGATTTCCCGGTTGCAGGCCGCCGGCCAGGTGGAAACCCGCCATGGCATCGGCACCTTCGTGCTGGACACGCCGAGCCCGAGCGGCTTTCGTATCGACCCGGCCACGGTGGTCACTTTGCGTGACGTGCTGGCGGTCCTGGAATTGCGCATCAGCCTGGAGGTGGAATCCGCCGGCCTGGCCGCGCAACGCCGCAGCGCCGAGCAACTGGCGACCATGCGCGCCGCCCTCGACGCGTTGAAGGAAAGCGCGGCCCATGCCAGCGACGCGGTGGCCTCGGACTTCGCCTTCCACCTGGAAATCGCCCTGTCCACCGGCAACCGCTACTTCACCGACATCATGACCCACCTGGGCACCAGCATCATCCCGCGCACCCGGCTGAACTCGGCGCGCCTGGCCCACGACGACCAGCAGCACTACATGGACCGCCTGAGCCGCGAGCACGAGGAAATCTATGAAGCCATCGCCCGCCAGGACTCCGACGCCGCCCGCGCCGCCATGCGCCTGCACCTGACCAACAGCCGTGAGCGCCTGCGCCAAGCCCATGAAGAGGCGCAAGCCCAGGGCTAG
- a CDS encoding histidine kinase has product MLAPLQLTSASRQNLWRLTFIRILVLAAQAGSVGLAYWFDLLPLPWLQLAITLVCSSVLCALTAVRLRASWPVTELEYAVQLAGDLFIHSALLYFSGGSTNPFVSYYLVPLTIAAVTLPWRFSLILSGIALALYTLLLVRFYPLETFPIARENLQIYGMWLSFALAAAVITFFAARMAEELRRQEELRAIRREEGLRDEQLLAVATQAAGAAHELGTPLATMSVLLKEMQQDHPDPALQDDLSVLQDQVKLCKETLQYLVRAAEANRRLAIDMQDVTDWLDEALNRWHLMRPEASYRFQRLGQGPVPRMAPPPDLTQALLNLLNNAADACPEGMEVTLDWNAFDLTISIRDHGAGVPLAIAEQIGKPFYTTKGKGLGLGLFLSKASVTRAGGSVKLYPHESGGTLTELRLPHADRGDET; this is encoded by the coding sequence ATGCTCGCCCCTTTGCAACTGACTTCTGCCTCTCGCCAGAATCTCTGGCGCCTGACGTTCATCCGCATTCTGGTCCTGGCTGCCCAGGCTGGTTCGGTGGGGCTCGCCTACTGGTTCGACCTGCTGCCGTTGCCCTGGCTGCAACTGGCGATCACGCTGGTCTGCTCCTCGGTGCTGTGTGCGCTGACGGCGGTTCGCTTGCGTGCCTCGTGGCCGGTGACCGAGCTGGAATACGCCGTGCAACTGGCCGGCGACCTGTTCATCCACAGCGCGCTGTTGTACTTCTCCGGCGGCTCCACCAACCCTTTCGTGTCTTATTACCTGGTGCCGTTGACCATCGCCGCCGTGACGCTGCCATGGCGATTTTCGCTGATTCTTTCCGGCATCGCCCTGGCGTTGTACACCTTGCTGCTGGTGCGCTTCTATCCCCTGGAAACCTTCCCCATCGCCCGGGAAAACCTGCAGATCTATGGCATGTGGCTGAGCTTTGCCCTGGCCGCGGCGGTCATCACGTTTTTTGCCGCGCGCATGGCCGAGGAGTTGCGGCGCCAGGAAGAGCTGCGGGCCATTCGTCGTGAAGAGGGCCTGCGGGACGAGCAGTTGCTGGCCGTGGCGACCCAGGCCGCCGGTGCCGCCCACGAGTTGGGCACGCCGTTGGCGACCATGAGCGTGCTGCTCAAGGAAATGCAGCAGGATCACCCTGATCCCGCATTGCAGGACGACCTCAGCGTCCTGCAGGACCAGGTCAAGCTCTGCAAGGAAACCCTGCAATACCTGGTGCGGGCCGCCGAGGCCAATCGTCGGTTGGCCATCGACATGCAGGATGTCACCGATTGGCTCGACGAAGCCTTGAACCGCTGGCACCTGATGCGCCCCGAAGCCAGTTATCGCTTCCAACGTCTGGGCCAGGGGCCAGTGCCGCGCATGGCGCCACCGCCGGACCTGACCCAGGCACTGCTGAACCTGTTGAACAACGCCGCCGATGCCTGCCCCGAAGGCATGGAAGTGACGCTGGACTGGAATGCCTTCGATTTGACCATCAGCATTCGAGACCACGGCGCGGGCGTGCCGCTGGCCATCGCCGAGCAGATCGGCAAACCGTTCTACACCACCAAGGGCAAAGGCCTGGGCCTGGGCCTGTTTTTGAGCAAAGCCAGCGTGACACGCGCCGGCGGCTCGGTGAAACTCTACCCCCATGAGAGCGGCGGCACGCTCACCGAGCTGCGCCTGCCCCATGCCGACCGAGGAGACGAAACATGA